From the genome of Neomonachus schauinslandi chromosome 5, ASM220157v2, whole genome shotgun sequence, one region includes:
- the LOC110577716 gene encoding cyclin-dependent kinase 2-associated protein 2-like → MSYKPIAPAPNSTPGSSTPGPSTPVPTAGSVPSPFGSVPGATAPFRPLFNDFGPPSMGYVQAMKPPGAQGSQSTYMDLLSVIEEMGKEIQPTYAGSKSAMKSLKRGIIHARALVRECLAETEWNART, encoded by the coding sequence ATGTCTTACAAACCCATCGCCCCCGCCCCTAACAGCACCCCCGGCTCCAGCACCCCTGGGCCCAGCACCCCAGTACCAACAGCCGGAAGTGTCCCATCGCCATTCGGCTCGGTGCCAGGAGCCACTGCCCCTTTCAGACCCCTGTTTAACGACTTTGGACCGCCCTCCATGGGCTATGTGCAGGCAATGAAGCCACCCGGAGCCCAGGGCTCCCAGAGCACCTACATGGACCTGCTGTCGGTCATAGAGGAGATGGGCAAAGAGATCCAGCCTACCTATGCTGGCAGCAAGAGCGCCATGAAGAGCCTGAAGAGAGGCATCATCCATGCCCGGGCCCTAGTGAGAGAGTGCCTAGCAGAGACAGAGTGGAACGCCCGCACGTAA